A window of bacterium genomic DNA:
GCCTGAATGGGTGGATGCGAGACCAACTCCGTTTGAGCGCTCACCGGGTGGAGGATTGGAAGGATGCCGAAGAAAAGGAGCAAGATAAGACGGAAATCGAGTGGGGTCGGCCCGGCCTCATGGGTGGACGAGCCTGCAGATCCAGGACATCGGGGATCGCATCTCCGACAAGACCCATCGGCAGCGGCGACAATAATAGCCCAACCAGGGTGTTGAGCCGCGGGCTGGCCGAGGTCAAAAGGAACGGTGCGTGAGTTGAAGCGTTGTCCGTGGTCGAACACAGACCCCCTGATGATCTCGTATCATGACACAGAGTGGGGTGTGCCGGCCCACGACGACAGGAAGCTCTTTGAATATCTGATCCTCGAT
This region includes:
- a CDS encoding DNA-3-methyladenine glycosylase I, which translates into the protein MKRCPWSNTDPLMISYHDTEWGVPAHDDRKLFEYLILD